Proteins encoded by one window of Molothrus ater isolate BHLD 08-10-18 breed brown headed cowbird chromosome 12, BPBGC_Mater_1.1, whole genome shotgun sequence:
- the RHPN2 gene encoding LOW QUALITY PROTEIN: rhophilin-2 (The sequence of the model RefSeq protein was modified relative to this genomic sequence to represent the inferred CDS: inserted 1 base in 1 codon): protein MTDALLSRQAAEPAGDGYFRKGCNPLAETGRSKLQNQRALLNQQILRAVRMRAGAENLLRATTNNKVREQVLLELSFVNSDLQILKEELEGLNISVEVYQNAEETFSIPLVPLGLKETKEVDFTLPLKDFILEHYSQDSSEYEDEIADLMDLRQACRTPSRDEAGIEMLISYFLQLGYLENRFFPPTRHIGVLFTWYDSFTGVPVCQQNLLLEKASVLFNIGALYTQIGTRCNRQTQAGLENAVDAFQKAAGVLSYLKETFTHTPSYDMSPAMLNVLVKMMLAQAQECVFEQIGLSGIRNEFFTLVKMTQEVAKVGEVYMLVNTAMNQEPVKENIPYSWSKLAQIKSDHYKALAHYFTATILCDHELQPGDDEDQQEKALSQLYDYMPEGLMVLAVLKDKVQRKQLGKAHLRKAIVYHEEALRVCGLCKKLRNIEVLQEVLTAAHKRSLLKYAQQETEDDFLSLIQAPDIVPKTEHKIETIAPQFSKVKVKDFFHKLGPLTVFSAKQRWTAPRTICLHHEAGELGFSLKGGSPVQVYCLDPVCPAASAGLKEGDYIVSVGGVDCKWLGVSEVLEKLQSVGKQPVEMEVISCQDTAASLHSKSATYSMGMQKTYSLICLAMDEDKIDQTKKAPLKLPFLSWGTKNRQKAASTLCLPSAVAGSSQMKKKLSPXTLFNTESSLY, encoded by the exons GGATGTAATCCTCTTGCTGAGACTGGACGAAGCAAACTGCAAAATCAAAGAGCTCTTCTAAACCAACAGATCTTAAGAGCAGTGAGAATGAGAGCTGGTGCTGAAAATCTTTTAAG AGCAACCACCAACAACAAAGTACGAGAGCAAGTCCTGCTGGAACTGAGTTTTGTCAATTCAGACCTGCAGATCTTAAAGGAGGAATTGGAAGGACTTAATATCTCAGTAGAAGTTTATCAAAATGCAGA AGAGACTTTCAGTATTCCCTTGGTACCTCTTGGCCTGAAGGAAACTAAAGAGGTAGACTTTACACTCCCCCTCAAG gaCTTTATTCTGGAACATTATAGCCAAGACAGTTCAGAGTATGAAGATGAAATAGCAGATCTCATGGATCTGAGACAA GCCTGCCGCACTCCTAGCAGAGATGAAGCTGGCATTGAGATGTTGATAAGCTATTTTCTGCAACTTGGTTATctagaaaacagatttttcccaCCCACCAGGCACATTGGAGTTTTATTTACATG GTATGATTCCTTCACAGGTGTCCCAGTGTGTCAGCAAAATCTGCTGCTTGAAAAAGCCAGTGTTTTATTCAACATTGGGGCTCTCTACACACAGATTGGAACAAGGTGCAATCGTCAGACCCAGGCTGGACTTGAAAATGCTGTTGATGCttttcagaaagctgcag GAGTTCTAAGCTACTTAAAGGAGACCTTTACTCACACCCCAAGTTATGACATGAGCCCAGCTATGCTGAATGTTCTGGTAAAAATGATGCTTGCACAAGCTCAGGAGTGTGTTTTTGAGCAGATTGGCCTTTCTGGAATACGGAATGAGTTTTTCACACTAGTAAAAATGACACAGGAAGTTGCCAAG gTGGGAGAGGTTTACATGCTGGTTAACACTGCAATGAATCAGGAACCAGTGAAAGAGAATATTCCCTATTCCTGGTCTAAGCTGGCACAAATAAAGTCAGACCATTACAAAGCTCTGGCACATTACTTCACTGCCACCATTCTGTGTGACCATGAAT TGCAGCCTGGTGATGATGAAGACCAGCAGGAGAAAGCCTTGTCCCAGCTGTATGACTACATGCCTGAAGGGCTGATGGTTCTTGCTGTTTTAAAGGACAAAGTCCAGAGAAAACAATTAG GGAAAGCGCATTTACGCAAAGCCATTGTTTACCACGAAGAAGCTCTCAGAGTCTGTGGGCTCTGCAAAAAGCTTCGCAACATTGAGGTTCTCCAGGAGGTTCTGACAGCTGCACATAAACGTTCCCTTCTCAAGTATGCTCAGCAGGAGACAGAAGATGATTTCCTCAGTCTCATTCAGGCTCCAGATATAGTGC ctaaaacagaacataaaatagaaacaattGCTCCTCAGTTTTCCAAGGTGAAAGTGAAAGACTTCTTTCACAAGCTG ggcccaCTGACTGTGTTCTCAGCCAAGCAGAGATGGACAGCCCCACGGACCATTTGCCTTCACCATGAAGCAGGAGAGCTTGGATTCAGTCTGAAAGGAGGTTCACCTGTACAGGTTTATTGTCTTGATCCAGTCTGTCCTGCAGCA TCAGCAGGCCTAAAAGAAGGTGACTACATTGTATCAGTTGGTGGTGTGGATTGCAAGTGGCTTGGTGTCAGTGAAGTGCTGGAAAAATTGCAAAGTGTGGGAAAGCAGCCCGTGGAGATGGAGGTTATCAGTTGCCAGGATACAGCAGCATCTTTG CATAGCAAGAGTGCAACTTACTCTATGGGAATGCAGAAGACATACTCCTTAATCTGTTTAGCCATGGATGAGGATAAAATTGATCAGACCAAGAAAGCCCCACTAAAACTCCCTTTTCTAAGCTGGGGAACTaaaaacagacagaaagctGCAAGTACACTCTGCCTTCCTTCAGCTGTGGCTGGAAGTTCTcagatgaaaaagaaactttctc TCACACTCTTCAATACAGAAAGTTCATTGTACTGA